From one Henriciella marina DSM 19595 genomic stretch:
- the argF gene encoding ornithine carbamoyltransferase: protein MAIRHFLDIWQLEASELRAILDDAHAMKSARKGWPKGRSDEGAPLDGHILAMIFEKSSTRTRTSFDVGIRQLGGTSIVVNSADMQLGRGESIGDTARVLSRYVDLVMIRANEHSDIEDFADSAGVPVINGLTDRSHPCQIMADLMTLEENGLALKGARLAWVGDGNNVCSSFIHAAPKFGFTLAIGTPDRYAPDDDDIELAREMQGRIELCSTAEDAVAGADVVIADTFVSMGDTDADERLEELEPFAVTEELMDLAQPGAKFLHCLPAHRGEEVDSEVIDGPNSLVFEEAENRLHAQKAIMRWCLDK, encoded by the coding sequence ATGGCGATCAGGCATTTCCTCGATATCTGGCAGCTCGAAGCAAGTGAGCTTCGGGCCATCCTTGATGATGCGCATGCGATGAAGTCGGCCCGCAAGGGCTGGCCCAAGGGACGTTCCGATGAAGGCGCGCCGCTGGACGGCCATATTCTGGCGATGATCTTCGAGAAGTCATCGACGCGCACCCGCACCAGCTTTGATGTGGGCATTCGCCAGCTTGGTGGTACGTCCATCGTGGTGAACTCTGCCGATATGCAGCTTGGCCGCGGTGAGAGCATAGGTGACACGGCGCGTGTCCTGTCGCGCTATGTCGACCTCGTCATGATCCGTGCCAATGAGCATAGCGATATCGAGGATTTCGCAGATTCAGCGGGCGTGCCGGTTATCAATGGGCTGACGGACCGCTCGCATCCCTGCCAGATCATGGCCGACCTCATGACGCTGGAAGAAAACGGGCTGGCGCTCAAGGGTGCGCGGCTTGCCTGGGTCGGCGATGGCAATAATGTCTGCTCGTCCTTTATCCATGCCGCGCCGAAGTTTGGCTTCACGCTGGCGATCGGCACCCCTGACCGCTATGCGCCCGACGATGACGACATCGAGCTTGCGCGTGAGATGCAGGGGCGCATCGAGCTTTGCAGCACGGCAGAAGATGCCGTTGCGGGCGCAGACGTCGTAATCGCAGATACCTTCGTTTCGATGGGCGATACCGACGCCGATGAACGCCTCGAAGAGCTTGAGCCCTTTGCCGTGACCGAAGAGCTGATGGACCTTGCCCAGCCCGGCGCGAAGTTCCTGCACTGCCTGCCCGCCCATCGCGGCGAAGAGGTCGACAGCGAAGTGATCGACGGGCCGAACTCGCTTGTCTTCGAGGAGGCAGAGAACCGGCTCCACGCCCAGAAAGCCATTATGCGGTGGTGTCTGGACAAATAG
- a CDS encoding biliverdin-producing heme oxygenase — translation MDALFSQHDLSTRNGLSSVLRAHSVALNRTLSALSNQTSTYAKTLQTMIAAIDEDLKALDEAVPGERHFADPAPDVHPLGLIYVIAGSTLGARILLSDIQASGDPKVAAATRYFACPATSEMWKSVSKTLKCWSGQPHEENKIVTSAQTAFSWFEAAHSTVQKASNDV, via the coding sequence GTGGACGCCCTTTTCAGCCAGCACGACCTCTCCACCCGAAACGGTCTGAGCTCGGTACTACGGGCCCACTCGGTTGCCCTGAACCGGACGCTTTCGGCCCTCTCAAACCAGACTTCCACCTATGCAAAGACGCTTCAGACAATGATTGCGGCGATTGATGAAGACCTCAAGGCGCTCGATGAAGCCGTTCCAGGCGAACGCCATTTCGCCGACCCCGCTCCCGATGTTCATCCACTTGGGCTGATCTATGTAATTGCCGGGTCCACGCTCGGTGCGCGAATACTACTCTCAGACATCCAGGCATCCGGTGATCCAAAGGTTGCCGCCGCGACGCGGTATTTTGCCTGCCCAGCAACCAGTGAAATGTGGAAATCGGTCAGTAAAACCCTCAAGTGCTGGTCAGGTCAGCCACATGAAGAAAACAAGATAGTGACTTCCGCACAAACGGCTTTTTCGTGGTTTGAGGCGGCACACAGTACCGTTCAGAAAGCAAGTAACGACGTATGA
- a CDS encoding HWE histidine kinase domain-containing protein yields the protein MTTPTVSPDTKIDLTNCDREPIHILGHVQQFGCLIAVNADWLVQHVSLNVREFLSLDPESIVGSALSDLITADALRAIRGRVQQLDGADAVERLFGIELMAGSDTRHNIAVHLSGQSVIIEIEPQRAEMTNDYTSYVRPMIDRVRKAKSVPELCKIAARQMKALTGFDRVMVYRFGEDQSGEVIAEAVSPNVDSFLGLHYPATDIPQQARELYRRNLLRIISNVKETVSPIIPERGPEGRPLDLSMSGLRAVSPIHIEYLKNMGVDASLSVSILHRDELWGLFACHHYEPRVLPYEIRSAAELFAQLFSFVLGQLIADEASQHHRRVQVLHDRLMAQLAGGRSVQDHFPAIAEALSSVIPNDGVAAWVDGEYVATGKTPTREDFMGIVRFLNTTAGSRVYATSQLGEVHPPARDYVDRAAGLLAVPVSRRPRDYVVLFREEFAQKVNWAGNPEKPVTYGPNGARLTPRKSFESWQQTVTGNSVPWRSAEISAAEQLRVTLLEVVLRMSDEAHQDRERANERQELLIAELNHRVRNILNLIRGLVSQSAREATSIVELSNIIGGRVQALARAHDQLTEDNWAPASLHRLIRTETEAYLGLKAARVKLEGPDVLLMPNAFSTLSLVLHELTTNSAKYGALADSEGQITIGTEATSDNELSLSWRESGGPAVQAPTRQGFGTTIITKSIPHELGGAADLRYALTGLEADFVIPAGHVSSFTKAAKGAMASEPASVQEPPCAPVLEGSALLVEDNMIIALDAEDLLKAAGARTVSLCGSVKEARQALSSTDFQFALLDVNLGSETSEPIAAELRDRGVPFVFATGYGDSSALSSKFLNVPILKKPYDENGLNDAIKAALA from the coding sequence ATGACGACCCCGACCGTGTCCCCCGACACCAAGATCGACCTCACGAACTGTGACCGCGAACCGATCCATATCCTTGGTCATGTCCAGCAGTTCGGCTGCCTGATTGCGGTGAATGCCGACTGGCTGGTTCAGCATGTTTCGCTGAATGTCCGCGAATTTCTGTCGCTGGACCCGGAATCCATCGTTGGATCTGCCCTCAGCGATCTCATCACCGCCGACGCACTGCGCGCCATTCGCGGTCGCGTCCAGCAACTTGATGGCGCCGACGCCGTCGAACGTCTGTTTGGTATCGAGCTGATGGCTGGGTCAGATACCCGCCACAATATCGCCGTTCACCTCTCCGGCCAGTCCGTCATCATCGAGATCGAGCCACAGCGCGCGGAGATGACAAACGACTACACCTCCTATGTGCGCCCGATGATCGACCGGGTCCGCAAGGCGAAATCGGTCCCGGAACTCTGCAAGATCGCGGCGCGCCAGATGAAGGCGCTGACCGGCTTCGACCGGGTCATGGTGTACCGGTTCGGCGAGGACCAGTCAGGCGAGGTTATCGCCGAAGCCGTCAGCCCGAACGTGGATTCCTTTCTCGGCCTGCATTACCCGGCAACAGACATCCCCCAGCAGGCGCGCGAACTTTATCGAAGAAACCTTCTGCGCATCATCTCCAACGTCAAGGAAACGGTCTCGCCAATCATTCCAGAGCGCGGGCCCGAGGGCCGCCCGCTTGATCTCTCGATGAGCGGGCTACGTGCGGTCTCACCCATACATATCGAGTATCTGAAGAATATGGGGGTCGATGCGTCCCTGTCTGTATCGATCCTGCACCGGGACGAGCTATGGGGCCTTTTTGCCTGCCATCATTATGAGCCGCGCGTCCTGCCCTATGAAATCCGCTCGGCCGCAGAACTCTTTGCCCAGCTATTCAGCTTTGTGCTCGGCCAGCTCATTGCCGATGAGGCCAGCCAACATCACCGGCGCGTCCAGGTCCTGCATGACCGGCTGATGGCTCAGCTTGCGGGCGGGCGGTCCGTGCAAGACCACTTCCCTGCGATCGCGGAGGCCTTGAGCTCGGTTATTCCGAATGACGGCGTCGCCGCCTGGGTTGATGGAGAGTATGTCGCAACTGGAAAAACGCCCACGCGTGAAGATTTCATGGGCATCGTCCGCTTCCTGAACACCACGGCAGGAAGCCGCGTTTACGCCACCTCCCAGCTTGGTGAGGTTCACCCGCCGGCAAGAGACTATGTCGACCGTGCAGCCGGGCTTCTCGCCGTGCCCGTCTCGCGCCGGCCGCGCGACTATGTCGTTCTGTTCAGGGAAGAATTTGCGCAGAAAGTGAACTGGGCGGGCAATCCTGAAAAGCCGGTCACTTATGGCCCCAACGGCGCGCGCCTTACCCCCCGAAAGAGTTTCGAGAGCTGGCAGCAGACCGTTACCGGCAATTCGGTCCCCTGGCGGAGTGCGGAAATCTCTGCCGCCGAACAGCTTCGGGTCACGCTTCTGGAAGTCGTGCTTCGCATGTCGGATGAGGCCCATCAGGACCGCGAGCGCGCAAATGAGCGCCAGGAACTTCTTATCGCGGAGCTTAATCACCGCGTTCGCAATATCCTCAACCTCATTCGCGGTCTGGTCAGCCAGAGCGCCCGTGAAGCCACCTCGATCGTTGAGCTCAGCAACATCATTGGCGGCCGGGTGCAGGCCCTCGCCCGGGCACATGATCAGCTCACCGAAGACAATTGGGCGCCAGCCTCACTGCACAGGCTTATCCGCACCGAGACAGAGGCTTATCTTGGTCTCAAGGCCGCGCGTGTGAAGCTTGAAGGCCCGGACGTCCTGCTCATGCCAAATGCGTTCAGCACATTGTCGCTGGTCCTGCATGAGCTGACGACGAACTCGGCCAAATATGGCGCGCTGGCGGACTCCGAGGGCCAGATCACAATTGGCACCGAAGCAACCTCCGACAATGAACTTTCACTGTCATGGCGCGAATCCGGCGGCCCCGCGGTTCAGGCCCCCACACGCCAAGGCTTTGGTACAACCATCATCACCAAATCGATCCCGCATGAGCTCGGTGGCGCAGCGGATTTGCGCTACGCCCTGACAGGGCTGGAAGCTGATTTCGTGATCCCCGCCGGTCATGTTTCAAGCTTCACCAAAGCCGCCAAAGGTGCCATGGCCTCTGAGCCAGCCAGCGTTCAGGAACCGCCCTGCGCCCCGGTGCTGGAGGGCAGCGCCCTCCTCGTCGAGGACAATATGATTATCGCCCTCGATGCAGAAGACCTGCTCAAGGCAGCAGGTGCCCGGACCGTCTCCCTTTGCGGCTCGGTCAAGGAAGCCCGGCAGGCGCTCTCATCAACCGATTTTCAGTTTGCACTCCTTGACGTCAATCTTGGCAGCGAGACCAGCGAACCGATCGCCGCCGAATTGCGCGACAGGGGCGTCCCCTTTGTGTTCGCGACGGGGTATGGCGACTCGAGCGCGCTCTCCTCGAAGTTTCTGAACGTGCCGATTCTGAAGAAGCCTTATGATGAGAACGGTCTGAACGACGCCATCAAGGCGGCGCTTGCCTGA
- a CDS encoding zinc transporter ZntB, with protein sequence MGNALVPTSPPPVPDAAADGPLLFGCVLDGRGGCRDVDWNTARSWTPSRVGEVLWLHLDRMYADLDDWLTETLDLNEATADVLLSNETRPRAFREKDALVTVLRGINFNPGAEPEDMIAMQIWCDGNRLITLRRRRLQTPRDVYAELKNNQGPSTSGDLFTLLAEELVIKMNRSIVDMNDRIDEMEEDHDCDIEDLLSEIASIRRNCLALKRYMSPQHEAVLTIQKSSPPWLSEENLTDIRETGERLRRYLEDLDVSKESAIVLQDDLNNRAQAKMNQTMYMLSIVAAIFLPLGFLTGLLGINVGGIPGVESSNAFWITCGALGILMGFQFFIFRKLKWL encoded by the coding sequence ATGGGTAATGCTCTTGTTCCAACATCGCCGCCGCCTGTCCCGGATGCTGCCGCTGACGGCCCACTGCTGTTTGGCTGTGTGCTCGACGGGCGCGGCGGGTGCCGGGATGTCGACTGGAACACGGCCCGCAGCTGGACACCGTCGCGCGTCGGCGAGGTCCTCTGGCTTCATCTCGATCGCATGTATGCCGATCTCGATGACTGGCTGACCGAAACGCTCGATCTGAACGAAGCCACTGCCGACGTCCTTCTGTCGAACGAAACCCGGCCGCGTGCCTTCCGGGAAAAGGACGCGCTCGTGACCGTTCTTCGCGGCATCAATTTCAATCCGGGCGCCGAGCCCGAAGACATGATCGCGATGCAGATCTGGTGCGATGGCAACCGTCTCATCACCTTGCGCCGCCGACGGCTCCAGACGCCGCGCGATGTCTATGCCGAGCTCAAGAACAATCAGGGTCCCTCTACGTCCGGAGACCTGTTCACGCTGCTGGCTGAAGAGCTCGTCATCAAGATGAACCGGTCGATCGTCGACATGAATGACCGGATCGACGAGATGGAAGAAGACCACGATTGCGACATAGAGGACCTACTCTCCGAGATCGCGTCGATCCGGCGCAATTGCCTTGCCCTCAAGCGCTATATGTCGCCGCAACACGAAGCGGTGCTGACCATCCAGAAATCCTCGCCGCCCTGGTTATCTGAAGAGAATCTGACTGATATACGCGAAACCGGCGAAAGGCTGCGGCGCTATCTGGAAGACCTCGACGTCTCCAAGGAGAGCGCGATCGTCCTGCAGGACGACCTGAACAATCGCGCGCAGGCGAAGATGAACCAGACCATGTATATGCTGTCCATCGTCGCCGCGATCTTCCTGCCCCTCGGCTTCCTGACTGGCCTCCTGGGAATCAATGTCGGCGGTATTCCAGGCGTGGAATCGTCCAACGCCTTCTGGATTACCTGCGGTGCCCTTGGCATTCTCATGGGCTTTCAATTCTTTATCTTCCGGAAACTCAAATGGCTTTGA